CGGAGTTCCCGAAGTTATCTATAATGATTTAGCATAAAATTTTACACAGCGGCTTTTCAAGCGCGGAGATAGTACATGTTCACATTAAAACAATATCAGCAAAGAACTTTAGACACTCTGACATCTTTTTTGAAAAAAGCGCGTATTTTCGGGGCAGAAACTGCATTTGAAGAATATGCGGCAATGCCAAACAAAACATACGAACCTATCGCCGAACTGCCTTTAACTCCATATATCTGCTTAAGACTTCCTACCGGCGGCGGAAAAACATACCTCGCTGCAAATGCGGTAAAGGTTGCCGCTCAAAATTATTTAGATAAAGATTTTCCCATTGTTTTATGGCTTACGCCTACCACAACAATAAAAGAACAGACAATAGAAACATTAAAAAATTCCAGTCATCCAAACAGAGAGATTTTAGATGAAACTTTTGCCGGAAATGTTGAAATTTACGATATATCCGAATTTGAAAGAATAAAACCTCAAGATATAAAAGCAAATGTATGTATAATCGCGGCGACAATTCAGTCTTTTAGAGTTGATAAAACAGAGGGAAGACTGATATATTCTCATAACGAAAATTTAGAAACGCATTTTGTAAATATACTTGACAATAAACCGCTAAGTTTGGAGAGAATAGAAGACAGCCGCCCTGACAGCGGAAAAATTAAGTGCTCTTTCGCGAATCTGCTTAATATTCACAATCCTTTAGTAATTGTCGACGAAGCCCATAATGCAAGCACAAAATTGAGTTATAAAGTAATGGAAAGAGTAAACCCCGCATGTATTATTGAATTTACGGCTACTCCTGCTGCCAACAGCAATGTTTTAGTTAAAGTTTCAGCTATGGAACTTAAAGCTGAAGAAATGATAAAACTCCCTATCATTTTAAAAGAAAATCAGACTTGGGAGGAATCTCTTGCCGACTCTGTTTTAATGCGCAGAAAACTTGCCGAAACTGCCATAAAAGACGAACATTATATACGACCTATCGTTTTAATTCAGGCAGAAAATGAAAACAGAGAAATAACCGTAGATGTTATAAAAAAATATCTGATGGAAAATGAGAAAATAGAGCCGGAACAAATTGCAATTGCAACCGGAGAACAGAGAGAACTTGATAATATTGACATTCTAAGCAAAGACTGTAAAATACAATATATTATTACAAAGCAGGCATTAAAAGAAGGCTGGGATTGTCCTTTTGCATACATATTCTGCTCTGCTGCAAGTACAAAGTCTGCTAAAGATGTGGAACAACTGCTCGGCAGAGTTCTGCGTATGCCGTATGCAGCCAAAAGAAACGATGAGGACTTGAATAAGGCTTACGCTTTTGTTTCAAGATCATGCTGGACTAATTCCGTAAGTTTTCTGCAGGATAAACTTGTACGTATGGGGTTTGAAAACTGGGAAGCTGAAAATGCGCTGCAGGCGAACTTAATGCTTGATGCTGGAAAAATTCAGAATAGGAACGAGTTTTCTTTTACAGCTAAATTAGATACGTCTTATTTCGCCCAGACGGAAATAAAAATACTTGAACTTAGAGAAAACCAAAACGGATATGCAGTAATGAAATTAAGTAAAGACACTCCCAGGGAATTATTTGAAAAAATACAAACTAATCTCCCCGAAGCTGACAAAAAAGTTTTTAAGAATATTGCAGATTTTATATCTAAAGCTTCAATTCTATCGCCAGCGCAAAGAGGGGAAGAAATAAGCGTCCCGCAGCTTTGTCTTAACATATCCGGAGAATGGGAAGCTGTAACCGATAAAGAACAATATCTGCCAGACGGATGGAATCTGCTTGACTGTAAAGCTGAACTTTCGCCATCGGAATTTAGTATTGAAAATAAAGGAAAAATTTTTGAAATTGATATAAACGACAATAAAATAACAAACAGATATATTCAAGAAACATTGACGATAGACTTAGATAATCTTGAATCAGACTGGACAAATTCAGAACTTTCAAGATGGCTTGACAAAAATATAAGACAACCGGATATTGAACAGCCTATTTTGCTTGAATTTCTAAGAAAAATGATTGAATACCTAAATTTAACAAGAAATATTCCTTTAACGTCTTTGATAAGAACAAAATTTATTTTAGCCGAAGTCATAAATAATAAAATAGGCAAATACAGGACTGAAGCGTATGTAAAAGCCTATAGAGACTTATTTGTCAGTTTGAGCCAAAATATTGAAACGAAATCTGAATCTAGCTTTCTTTTTAAGTTCGGGCAAGAATATCAGCCTCTGTCTATATATGAGGGCACAACAAAATTCAATAAACATCTCTATGAACATATCGGCGCTATGAACAAAGAAGAAGAAAACTGTGCCGCTGTTATTGATAGTTTGGAAGAAGTTAAATACTGGGTGCGTAACATTGAAAGAAGCAATTATTCGTTTTTTCTGCCGACTTCAACAGACAGATTTTATCCTGATTTTATAGCTTTGTTAACCGACGGCAGAATTTTAGCCGTAGAATATAAGGGCGGACATTTATTGTCAACTGACGATACAAAAGAAAAAGAAAATATCGGCAGACTCTGGCAGGAAAAAAGCGGCGGAAAATGTCTATTCATGCTATCATCAAAAGAGAATTTAGAGCGGCAAATTATTGATAAAATAAAAGAGGAATAAAAATGCCGATAAACATCTTATCTCAGGAAACAGTCAATAAAATAGCTGCAGGCGAAGTTGTGGAACGCCCGTTAAACGCCGTTAAAGAACTTGTAGAAAACTCTTTAGACGCTTTTGCGTCTTCTATAACAGTTGAAATAGAAGAAGCGGGGAAAAAGCTTATAAGAGTTTCCGATAACGGTTTCGGCATGGACAAAAAAGATTTGGAACTATCTATATTAAGACACGCCACGAGCAAAATAGACGATTTTAAAGATTTGATGCATATTCATTCTTTAGGATTTAGAGGAGAGGCTCTTGCTTCTATAGCAGCCGTTTCAAATTTTGAAATAAAAACAAGAAAAAAAGGCGAGAACTCCGGCTGGAAACTTTCAGTCGCAGGCGCTAAAGACATTAAAGTTATGCCATGGTCAGGTGCGGAAGGAACAATAACAGAAGTTAAAAGCTTATTTTTCAATACTCCGGCGAGACAAAAATTTTTAAAAAGCGATTCTACCGAACGTTCAAGAATTATAAATTCGCTCGAAGAAACGGCTCTTGCAAACTATGATATATCTTTTAAAATATTCTCTGAAAACAAAACTGTTTTTTCTGCGGCTCAGACGGATAGCAAAACAGAGAGAATTGCAGATATTTTGGGTAAAGATTTCGCAAAAACTCTCAAAAATATAAAAATAGACCATCCTAAAATTTCATTAGATGTTTATTTTACAGGCAGAGATAATTCTTTGCCTAACAAAAAATATCAGTATCTTTTTGTAAATTCCAGACCGGTAAATTACCCTAAACGGCTTATGCATTGTGTTTATCAGTCTTATAAGGAATCTATCCCCCGCGATAAATATCCGGGAATCTTAATTTATACCGATGTTGATCCATCGGAAATCGATGTAAACATACACCCGGCAAAAAGAGAAGTAAAGTTTGCAGATGAAAACGGCATATATGATATACTTTTTAAGGCGTTAAGAAATGCGCTTATGTCGCAAGGTCATCCGGAAATTAAAATAACTTATCCGCCGCTAGATAAAGAAAAATCCGCAAAGCAAGAGGTTGAGGGGAGTACCGCTCCTCGCTTTACCCCTAAAATACAACAGCCCGTCATTTATGCCAGAGAGCCTAAACCAAAGTACAACTATGCTTCTTTAAAACAAACCTGCAGTATAGACAAATATGCAGACGTTTTTGCAAAACAGGAGGAGCTTACGCCTGAAAATTTTGACAGCAACATAAAAGTTATCGGACAGGTTTTTGATACTTACATTATTGCTTCAAATAAAGGCGACTTATATATTTTTGACCAGCATGCCGCTGCAGAAAGAGTGAGATACGAATTTTATCTTTCGCAGATGAAAAGTCAGACTATTAAAATACAGCAAATGCTTATGCCAGAAAATTTTGACCTTTCTCCGAGTATTTCGGAACTTCTTAAGGCAAATATAAACATTTTCAATGAATTAGGGATAAGTATTGAAGAATTCGGACAAAATTCTTTTAGAATTACAGCATATCCGGCACTGCTTGGAAATATATCAATGGAACAAATAGTTAAGACAATAATTTCAGATATTGAAGATGATAAACATGCAGAAATAGAGCAGAAAAGGGATAAAATTATACGGTTGGCATGCCGTGCAAGCATAAAAGCGGGCGATAATGTTTCGTTTATTGAAGCCAAAAAACTGATAAACGATCTCTTTAAATGCAAACAGTCTTTTACATGTCCGCACGGCAGACCTACAGCATATAAAATTTCATTAAACGAGATAGAAAAGTTTTTTAAAAGAAAATAAATGCTGTTATTCTCAACGGACTTGAATAATCGATCCCTTATCTGTCATTCTGAACGAAGTGAATAATCCACAGTAAACAAACTGGTTAAGAAGAAAGAAAGATTAAATTAATTGAAAACTGCAATAGGACTGGAGCGATTTAGACAATTGCTTAGTATAGGCGGATGCTTCAATGACTTTGTACTTTCACTATAACAGGAACGATACAAAAATTATAGACATAATTGTTATTTCAGGACCAACTGCGAGCGGAAAGACAAAAAAAGCTGTCGAGTTTTGTAAAGAAAAAAACGGCGAGATAATTTCCTGCGATTCAAGACAGATTTATAAATATTTAGATACCGGTACAAATAAAGAGGGAGTTTTTTTACAAAACGGACTCCGCAGAATTGACGGAGTCTTACAGCATTTAACTGATATTTTAAATCCTGATCAAAATTACAGCGCTGCAAAATTTGTAAAAGATGCCGATTTAAAGATTTCAGAAATTTTAAAAAAGGGAAAAGTTCCCGTTGTAACAGGCGGGACGGGACTATACATTAAAGCTTTGCTTTACGGACTTGATGAGATGCCGAAAGCGGATAAAACGTTAAGAAAAGAATTAAAGACTAAATCTCAAGACGAACTTTATAGTGTACTCTTGAAATCAGACCCGGAAGCTGCCGAAAAGAACAAAAAAAATCCGCAAAGACTTCTTAGAGCGCTTGAAGTTAATATTCTTTCAGGCAGAACCATGCAAGAACACTTTAAGTCTAAAAGTCCGAGATATAATTTTGGACATTACAGCATATCCGTTGATAATAAAATTCTCTATAAAAAAACTAATGAGAGATGTAAATATATGATTGAAAACGGAATGATCGAGGAAACGCAAAAAGTTTTAAATATGGGGTTTGATAAAAACTGTTCTGCGTTAAGCGGCATAGGGTACAGACACATAATACAGTACCTTGAAAAAAAGATTTCAAAAGAGGATTTAATTTTAGAATTTTCAAAAGATACAAGGCATTATGCCAAACGACAAAATACATGGTTTAAAGCTCAGCCTGATGTTGATTTTATGTTCTACTAAAAAATATTCAGCCAGTTTAAAGACGATTACAGTTTGAAAGCTTTTATTTTTACGAGGGAAAATAATAATTATTTTGATTTGATAAAATAATTTGTTATTCTATTTTATAGAAACAAAAAGCAGGAAACCTTATTAACTATGCCGGTAAACCGCAGGAATTTTAATCTTTACTTGTCATGTTGAGGCGGATGAAGTCCCAGAAACATACACTCTCTTTTTTCTAGATTCTTCAAAGGTTTTGTCTTTTCAGAATGACAGATAAGTTCAGAAAGTCTCTTGTGCGTTTGAATAAGAATCTCAAATGAGTTCGGTGATTAAGATAGTAATGATTTATTAAAGCTTTATACCTAATTAAAAATATTTAATGGTTATCAAAATATGAATTATATTAAAAAAATTAAAATTGAAAATTATAAATGTTTTAGAGAGTTCTCTCTTGAATTAAATAAAGATATGAACATTATAGTAGGATACAATGAATCGGGTAAATCAACTATTCTCGAAGCAATACATCTTGTTTTATCAGGCTATTTTCTCAATGGGAAGTATTTGAGCAATAATGAATTGTCAGAGTATATTTTTAATAAAGAAATAGAGAAAGAGTACTTAGATAGTTTAAATGGAATAGATAACCATCAAAATCCGCCGAGGGTTTTAATCGAGATTTTTTTTGACAGCAATGATTTGCCAGAATTTGAAGGAGATGGTAATAGTGATAAAGAGAAGAATTGCGGACTTTGTTTAAAAATTGAATTTAATGATGAATATCAGGGGGATTACAACGAATTAATAAAAACAAAAATAACTAGCATTCCAATTGAATATTATAAAATTGTGCGGATGTCTTTTGCTCGTGACAATATTATTAAAAAGAAAATACCCATTAAATCTGTTTTAATAAATTCTACTTCTATATCTGCCCGAAGTTCTAATATATACATCTCTAAAATTAAGGATGATTTAACTGTACGAGAATCAGCCACATTATTACAGACTTATAGGAAATCAATAGAAGAAACATTTATAAATGACTCAAAAGAAACACTAAATAGAAAAATTGATGAAAATCCTGATATTTCTAAAAAAAAATTGAAATATCTGTTGATTTATCAGTAGAGAATACTTGGGAAAACGCTTTAATGACTTATTTTAACGGCATTCCGTTTCATCAAATAGGAAAAGGAGAACAATGTTTAATCAGTACTAATCTTGCATTGGCGCATAAAAGGGCAAAAGAATCCAACTTAATTTTAATAGAAGAACCTGAAAATCACTTGTCACACACAAAGTTAAATCAACTTATTAAAAGTATTAATGATAAATGCAAAGAAAAACAAATAATTATTACAACGCATAATAATTTTGTAGCAAATAAATTAAAACTTAAAAATCTAATTTTGCTAAATGAAGAAAAAGATAAACGGACATCTTCTTCATTTAACTCTTTAGAAGAAGAAACTTATAAATTTTTTGAGAAGTTGCCGGGTTATGAGACTTTAAGGATGATATTATGCAAAAAGGCAATACTTGTGGAAGGAGCATCAGATGAATTAATTATCCAAAGAGCGTTTATGGATAAAAACAACAACGCATTGCCAATAGAAAAAGAGATAGATGTTATTTCTGTAAAAGGTCTTGCTTTTAAACGTTTTTTAGATGTTGCAAAAATGATAAAAAAGCCTGTTGCTGTTGTTGCCGATAATGATGGAAATTTTGAAAAAAACATTGAAAATAAGTATAAAGGTTATAAACAAGATGAGTTTATTAAGATATTTGCAGATAAGAGAGTAGAATTCCCTACTTTAGAACCTCAAATAGCAGATGCAAACAAAGATGAAGATAATTTAAAGCTTCTTTGCAAAGTTTTACAAATTAATTCTAGTAAATATCACACGCCAAAATCAGTTGCTGATTATATGGAGCAGGAGCATAATAAAACTGAATGTGCATTGAAAATCTTTAATGCAAATGCAAAAGAAAAAATTAAATATCCTGACTATATTAATAATGCAATAGACTGGTGTAATGAACAAAAACAATAGATTAATCATAGCAGTTGCTGGTTCCGGCAAAACAACATTTCTTGTGAATGAAGCAATGAAAATCAAAAATGAGAAAATATTGTTTACAACATATACAGATAATAATGCTGATGAAATAAAACAAAAATTTATTAGTGAATATAATTGCATTCCAGAACTTGTGACAATTCAACCATGGTTTTCTTTTTTGATTCAACACGGTGCAAGACCGTATCAAGGTTCATATAATGGGGCAATGTTTGAATATAATATAAAAGGTTTAACTCTACTTAATGAAAAATCCGGTTATAAATATAATAAAAATGATAAGCCTATTATTACAGATTCTGCAGAGAAAAAGGATTTTAAAAAGCATTTTTTTGACAACAGAAATAAAATATTTTCTGATAAGCTGGCAAAATTTGTTTTTAAAGCAAATAAGTCCTCAAATAATGAAGTTATAAATAGAATTACGAGAATTTATTCCTACATATTTATTGATGAAGCTCAAGATTTGGCGGGATATGATTTAGATATTATAAAATTGTTGCTCAAAAAATCTTCTAATATTGTATTAACAGCTGATCCTCGTCAAGTAACATATTCGACACATCGAGCAGTTCGAAATCAGAAATATAAAGGTGGTAAAATAAAAGATTTTCTTGATGAAAATTGTAAAAATTTAATTAAAATTGATTATACTTCTTTAAACGTATCACACCGTAATAATCAAGAAATATGTGATTATTCATCAGATCTTTATCCAGAGTTTCCCAAAAGCAATACATGTGCATGTTGCAATAATAATAATATAAGTCATAATGGTATTTTTCTTTTGAGGAAAAAAGATATTGAACCATATATGCATATTTATAATAATGTAATTCAACTCAGATGGAATAGAAATGTAGAAATGGTGAAAACCTATCGTGTTTTTAATTTTGGAGAATCCAAAGGAAAAACATTTGAAAGAGTGCTTATTTATCCAACGACGGATATGAAAAAATGGATAGTTGATAATAAGAGTACTTTAACAAATGAAGCAAGAGCTAAATTTTATGTAGCAATTACACGTGCTAAATACAGTGTTGCTATTGTTGTTAATGACGATGATATTGATATTAAAAGAGCTGAAGAGAGAGGAATATCATTTGAAAAGATTTATGATGACGTTAAAAGAGAGGTTCAACTATATAAATTATATAAAAAGAATTTTTAGAAACTTAAATTTGAATAGATTTGGAAAGGAAATAGATAAACTACAATAAAATTTTTTGAACAAAAAACTCTTCTATAATAAACAATATCTTAATCTTACCAAAATCACTGAAACCGAGAAATTATTTCGTATAATATTAATAATTTAGAAATTTGTCAGCTGAAATATTTGCTACCGAAATATCTAAAGTAAACCATCTAAAAATCGCATTATTGCAAAGCATATCCAAAGCATATCTAAAATGCTGCGGAGACTTGCAAAAAACTGGAACTAGAAAGGGATAAACCTGTAATTATAGTCCGCAGACTAAAAAGGAAGAATAAGTTCCGCTTAAAGTAAATATGGGAAATAAAACGCTTGCAAAAAACGCCGTAAAAACAGCTTTCGGCACTGCTCTTTCAAGAATTCTCGGATACATAAGAGATATGCTTGTCGCTAATTTATTCGGCATCGGCATGTCTGCCGATGCTTTTTATGCGGCTTTGAAAATTCCAAGCCTTTTCAGACGTCTATTCGGCGAAGGTTCATTTTCAGCGGCTTTTATACCGGTACTCAGCGAATACCTGAACACAAAGGAAAAAACAGAAACACAGAAATTTTTAAATGCAATATTTACAGTTTTATTGTTGATACTTGCAGCAATATCTATTTTAGGAATATGTTTTGCTCCTGCCCTTGCAAAATTGACAGCGTGGGGATTTGCAAATAATCCCGAAAAAATGCAACTTACAATAGAACTCACAAGACTGTTGTTTCCTTTAATTCTTTTCATATGCCTTGCCGCTTTTCTGCTTGCAGTATTAAACACTTTACATTCGTTTTTTATTCCGGCGCTTGCTCCGGGGGCAATAAGTTTTTCTGAGGTTTTTTATATGCTTATTTTTGCTCCGGCAATTATACAAGGAAATCAGCTTAAAGGACTTGCCGTAAGCATTGTTGCCGGCGGAGCGCTGTATTTTTTTATACAGTATCCTAAACTTAAAAGTCTGGGCTGGCATTTAAAATTCAAAGTTGATTTAAAACATCCGGGCATAAAGAAAATCGCATTTCTTATGATACCTTCGATGATAGGCTTATCTGCAGATCAGATAAATGCTTTTGTTGACAATGTATACGCATCTTTTCTTGGGGACGGACCCGCAGGAGTGCTTTATTATTCCAACAGACTTATGCAGATGCCGCTGGCGGTTTTCGGACTTGCTTTTGCGACTGCTTCTCTTCCTGCAATGTCAAAAGCTTATATTCAAAAAGATATAACAGCGCTTAAAAATTCTCTCAATTACTCTATACGGTTTACAGTTTTTATCCTTCTTCCCGCAGCGGCAGGACTTATGGTTATAGGACTTCCTATAGTAAAACTTTTATTTGAGCACGGAAAATTTAATTATTCTGGATCTTTAATGACGTACAACGCCTTATTTTATTATTCTTTAGGACTTCCAGCTTATGGTGCCGCAAAAATTTTTGCAAATGTATTTTACTCGTTTCAAGATACAAAAATGCCTGTCAAAATAGCTATAAGCGCTATGATTTTACACGTTATTTTATGTTTTTTATTAATGCGTCCTATGGGTGTCGGCGGATTTGCGCTTGCAACAGCAGCGTCATCTTACTTTAATCTGTTCCTACTTGCCGCATATCTCAGAAAACGCATAGGTAAACTTGGTCTCAAAAAAATATTACTTTCATCTTCAAAATCCCTGTTTGCATCCGTTATTACCGGCATTACAGCTTGGAATGTATGCAGAATTTCAGAAAATTTATTTATCTCAGTCCCTATTTCAATAATTTCAGGTTTAGCCGCATTTGCAGCAGTTTCATACATATTAAAATCTGAAGAATTAAATTCATTTATGCAGTTTTTATCAAGAAAACAAAAATGAGCGAGAACAGCGTGAATTTGTATGACAGATCATAAAAATAAAAAACTTGAAAATATTCCAAAACTTCCCGGGGTTTATATAATGCGCGATGGAGTCGGCAGCATTATATACATCGGTAAAGCAAAAAGTCTTAAAAACAGAGTATCATCATATTTTAACGCCGATATAAATTCAAAAGCTGCCTCTATTATAACGGCAATGCGTAAAATTGATTATATTTTATGTACTTCCGAAAGAGAAGCGCTGATAATTGAAAGACAGCTGATAAACAAAGTCCAGCCCTATTTCAATTCAATGTGGAAAGATGACAAATCCTATCCGTACATAAAATTTTCAATAGACGAAGACTTTCCGCGTTTGGCGCTTACAAGAAAAAAACTTAAAGACGGCGCTTTGTATTTCGGACCGTATCCGCAGGTTTTTTATATAAAAAAATTTGTCCGATGGCTTGTAAAACTTTTTAAAATCCGTCCGTGCAAGATGGATTTATCGGAAGAATCTCTTCCCGAAGAAAAAAAGGTTAAATCATGCCTTTACCATCATACGGAAATGTGTACCGGTCCGTGTCTCGGTAAAATTATGTCAAAAGATTATAAAAAAAAAATCAAAGATATTGAGTTATTTTTAAATGGCAAATTTAAAAAACTTGAAGACGACTGGAAAACGCAGATGTTTGACTTAAGCGAAAATATGCGTTATGAAGAAGCAAAAGAAATAAGAGACAGGCTTTATGCGCTGCAAAATATGTCTGAAAGAGTTATTATAAGCGAAATTACGCAGGACGAAATAAATAACTCTGTCAAAAGAGCAAACAGCATAAACGAATTAAAAAATGTTTTGAGATTAAAACACCAGCCGGCGGTAATAGAAGGCTTTGACAATTCAAATATACAGGGGACGAATGCCGTTGCTTCCATGGTAAGATTTCAAAACGGTATTGCCGACAAAAAAAACTATAGAAGATTTAAAATCAAAACCGTTGCCGGCGCAGACGATTTTGCAAGCATGAAAGAAGTCGTTTTCAGAAGATATTCATCATTAATAAGAAAGAATGAAAAACTGCCGGATCTGATTTTAATTGACGGCGGAAAGGGACAGCTTGGAGCCGCGGTAAGCGCGCTTGAAGAGCTTCAGTCGCAAATTCCTATAATTTCGCTTGCAAAAAAGAATGAAGAAATTTTTTTACCAAGCAAAGATAGCGCGATGCTTTTAAGCAGACATTCGGCAGCTTTAAGACTTTTACAGTCCGTAAGAGATGAAGCGCACAGATTTGCCGTAAGCTATCACAGAAAACTCAGAGCAAAAGAGTTCGGAGTATAAAATTTATATCATTCTATTGATCAGTCAGAAGACGGTTTTACAACGCTGATCAGCATTAATAAAACTAAACTTCTAATTATAGGATAAACTGTGAAAAAAATACCAAAAGACATTATTGAAAAGATGAAAAACTATCCAGACTTTTACGTAAAAGTCTGGAAAGCGTGCTTTAAAATATCCGCAGGAAAAACTTTAACTTACTTACAGCTTGCAAAAAATATAGGAGCGCCTAAAGCTGCAAGAGCGGTAGGCACAGCGTTAAGCAAAAATCCCTTTGCGCCGGTAATTCCCTGCCATAGAGTCATAAGAACTAACGGAAAAATGGGCGGCTATTCTGCAGCCGGCGGAATAAAGAAAAAATTAAAAATGCTTAGATACGAAAATGAAACCGGAAAAGATGCTTCGCTGGATTGACGATATTCCAAGAAATGCGGCAATGAATATGGCGCTTGATGAAATGCTGTTTAATGAATATAAGAACAATCCCGTATTAAGAACTTATTACTGGGACAATGCATACACAACAATAGGATATTTTCAAAAAGCTAAAGATGCGGGCGAATCCGGACTCGTAAGAAGATTTACCGGAGGGCTTACGGTAAACCATCATAACGATATATCATACAGTGTTATTACATCATCAGACTTTTTCAACGTGTACAACCAGCAGGAAATCTACAGAAACATTCATTTGGCAATACAAAAAGCTTTGCAGGCGCTTGGGATTAATTCTATAATTTTAAATAAAAAGACGAGAAATACAAGCATTATATGCGTCCAGACTTTCTGCGAAAACGATTTGATTTTAAACGGCAAAAAAATTGCAGGATCGTGTTTGCGAAGACGAGGTAGCAAACTTATAGTACAGGGATCAATTCATATACGCCTAAATATCGCCGAAAAAAAAGTTTTTTCCGTAAACTTTGCAAAAAATACGGCTGAGTTTCTTAAAACTGAGATAAAAACTTCAAGTTTTGACAATAACGACATTAAGCAAGCCCAAAAGATTGCCGGGAAAAAATACTCAAATCTGCAATGGAATAACAAATTTTAATATAAAAATGTTAAGACAAAGAAAAGCAGAATGGAATATAAATATTAAATATCAAAACTTGCCTATAAAATATTTTTTAACGTCACATACGTTCATTGACTAAACAGCATTTAATAAGTAAAATACATCAATATCATAATATAATAATTCAAATAAAATTTCAATGGATAACTTTTAAACTATAAAATATAGAAAAAGAAAATAAATGCAGGCTTGCTCTTGTTTATATTGCAAAAAAGTTTAAAAAATAGTTTTTTACGGCATACCGGTTCTGT
This genomic interval from Candidatus Endomicrobiellum trichonymphae contains the following:
- a CDS encoding UvrD-helicase domain-containing protein, giving the protein MNKNNRLIIAVAGSGKTTFLVNEAMKIKNEKILFTTYTDNNADEIKQKFISEYNCIPELVTIQPWFSFLIQHGARPYQGSYNGAMFEYNIKGLTLLNEKSGYKYNKNDKPIITDSAEKKDFKKHFFDNRNKIFSDKLAKFVFKANKSSNNEVINRITRIYSYIFIDEAQDLAGYDLDIIKLLLKKSSNIVLTADPRQVTYSTHRAVRNQKYKGGKIKDFLDENCKNLIKIDYTSLNVSHRNNQEICDYSSDLYPEFPKSNTCACCNNNNISHNGIFLLRKKDIEPYMHIYNNVIQLRWNRNVEMVKTYRVFNFGESKGKTFERVLIYPTTDMKKWIVDNKSTLTNEARAKFYVAITRAKYSVAIVVNDDDIDIKRAEERGISFEKIYDDVKREVQLYKLYKKNF
- the murJ gene encoding murein biosynthesis integral membrane protein MurJ, with protein sequence MGNKTLAKNAVKTAFGTALSRILGYIRDMLVANLFGIGMSADAFYAALKIPSLFRRLFGEGSFSAAFIPVLSEYLNTKEKTETQKFLNAIFTVLLLILAAISILGICFAPALAKLTAWGFANNPEKMQLTIELTRLLFPLILFICLAAFLLAVLNTLHSFFIPALAPGAISFSEVFYMLIFAPAIIQGNQLKGLAVSIVAGGALYFFIQYPKLKSLGWHLKFKVDLKHPGIKKIAFLMIPSMIGLSADQINAFVDNVYASFLGDGPAGVLYYSNRLMQMPLAVFGLAFATASLPAMSKAYIQKDITALKNSLNYSIRFTVFILLPAAAGLMVIGLPIVKLLFEHGKFNYSGSLMTYNALFYYSLGLPAYGAAKIFANVFYSFQDTKMPVKIAISAMILHVILCFLLMRPMGVGGFALATAASSYFNLFLLAAYLRKRIGKLGLKKILLSSSKSLFASVITGITAWNVCRISENLFISVPISIISGLAAFAAVSYILKSEELNSFMQFLSRKQK
- a CDS encoding excinuclease ABC subunit UvrC, translating into MTDHKNKKLENIPKLPGVYIMRDGVGSIIYIGKAKSLKNRVSSYFNADINSKAASIITAMRKIDYILCTSEREALIIERQLINKVQPYFNSMWKDDKSYPYIKFSIDEDFPRLALTRKKLKDGALYFGPYPQVFYIKKFVRWLVKLFKIRPCKMDLSEESLPEEKKVKSCLYHHTEMCTGPCLGKIMSKDYKKKIKDIELFLNGKFKKLEDDWKTQMFDLSENMRYEEAKEIRDRLYALQNMSERVIISEITQDEINNSVKRANSINELKNVLRLKHQPAVIEGFDNSNIQGTNAVASMVRFQNGIADKKNYRRFKIKTVAGADDFASMKEVVFRRYSSLIRKNEKLPDLILIDGGKGQLGAAVSALEELQSQIPIISLAKKNEEIFLPSKDSAMLLSRHSAALRLLQSVRDEAHRFAVSYHRKLRAKEFGV
- a CDS encoding methylated-DNA--[protein]-cysteine S-methyltransferase, which gives rise to MKKIPKDIIEKMKNYPDFYVKVWKACFKISAGKTLTYLQLAKNIGAPKAARAVGTALSKNPFAPVIPCHRVIRTNGKMGGYSAAGGIKKKLKMLRYENETGKDASLD
- a CDS encoding lipoate--protein ligase family protein, translated to MKPEKMLRWIDDIPRNAAMNMALDEMLFNEYKNNPVLRTYYWDNAYTTIGYFQKAKDAGESGLVRRFTGGLTVNHHNDISYSVITSSDFFNVYNQQEIYRNIHLAIQKALQALGINSIILNKKTRNTSIICVQTFCENDLILNGKKIAGSCLRRRGSKLIVQGSIHIRLNIAEKKVFSVNFAKNTAEFLKTEIKTSSFDNNDIKQAQKIAGKKYSNLQWNNKF